AAAAATACATTAATAATAATGAAAACTAGAAAGAATTTAGAAGTAAGATAAACAGTTGTTTGTTTTCTTACCAAAAAGCTGTTAGCGGGCAAGCTTTCAACAACTGCTTTTCCAGCAAAAAGCCCACGTCCAACAGGGCCATATGGAACAATCCCAATTCCAAGCTCCCTAGTAGAATAAAGATAGAATGAGAGTATTGAAAAGTATATTGAAAATTTCTCAGCATCACTATCCATTAACTTTCGATTTAGTGGTTCATAATTTTAATAGGGAGAGAGGAAATAATATATTCTCGTACAAAAGGACAACAAGAAAAATGATTAATAAATATCTCCCGGGAATGTGCTCTTTTTTCAGTTAGATAGTACTCAAAATTATACTAACTAGTAGAAAGTCCAGTTAGTCTTGTCTTTGATTTAGAggttcttttcttctttttcaaaaTGTGTAACGGAGTATAGAGAAACCTGCAAACTGGAATTATGTCATCCTCAATGTCACGCGTCCATAGGGAATACTCCTGCTGTACAGCAGTGATAGGATGAACTGCATGTGCTCTCCTTATCGTCTCTGGGTGAGCTTCAGACAGGCCAATATACTTTATTTTACCTTCTTCAACTAATTTTTTAAGTTCTCCCATCTGTCACACACGGCACAACAATAAGGAATAATAGAGATAGAAGTGCTTCGTGGACAAAATAAAAGCAAGATTTTTTATTAGGAATGCAGGCATCGTTGGAGACCCCCCACTCAAAGCAGATGAATATCATCTGGGCTAAGGGACCAAAATTGAACCATAAATAGGCAGAGCACTTACTGTTTCCTCAATGGGCACTGTTGTGTCTATACGGTGCACATAGTAGAGATCAATGTAGTCCACTTCTAGGTGCTTTAAGCTGGCTTCACAGCAGGAACGAACATATTCCGGAGTTCCTTTCACTGCAATCTTAGTTGGTTCGATCTTATAAATACCGAACTTTGTTGCAAGCTGTATTTTTTCTCGAGGCAATTGCTTTAATGCCTGAAACAATGAAATTCTTAGATGGGTTATGGACTACTTAAGAAAAAACAAACAGCTATTTTAACTCCATGGTAGTGGGTATTCTGCATTCCATTACCTCATATAGTACATGAGCCAAACATGAAGAACAGAATTCAGTCCAACATTGCCATTATAAACTCATTTTTTACGAATTAACACTTCCCTTCCATTTTCATTTTCTGCCAACTTAAGACATGCCAGATGGAAAAACAGAACTCTTCAAATCTGTATATCCTATAGTGGAACATATGACTCAGTTAACTATTCTAGCAACAAGTTTGTAGCAACTTCTCTTTTCCATATGCAACCAGTCGGTGCTTAAAATACTGAACAGCAAAACAAATTCAGTAGTCTGATAGGACATTCATCTGATGAAGCATGTGAAAAATGGCAACACTTCACCTTATAGCTGGACCAGCCTTTTCCAGGTTATACTAAAGAGAGCCTCATATGTGTCTCATAGAGACTAATTACAGAAGAGACCTGTTCACCACTTAGACAAGGCATATTGAATTTTTCAGGAAAAGAAAATGTTTTCTCTGTATTATCATACTACAATTTTAATGTGTACTTCAGATAGTGTAATACTATAGCCTCAACAAGTGATAGCTTATATGGAAACAAAGTTTTGTAGTTGAATGGGCAATGGCTGACACGTAACAGAAAGGATTGCAATAAGATAATGGGAAACTAAACCTAGTTAAGATGAGGAGATTTCAAGTACATTTCCCACTCATGCATCTTACCCCTCCACCCTTCTCTCTTTTCCGCATTGATACTCCTGCAACATGGTGGTTTTACACATCAACTTTATTATTGATGCATACACAAGTTTATTATATCTTATACGTTCACTGCTTTATTACGTTGAGATGATTTGAGAATCATCAAGCTGGAACCTGAAAAAAAGAAACCATATTGTACTCCACTTTCTTAGTTTTGTTAATATATACAACATTCTATGACAAGCGTAACCGATATTTCTGCTAAGAAAATGCATCTTTTGATGATCATGATTTGTGAGAAACCAATTGTCTGTACTTACCTTCCCGACCAAGTATTCATTCGAATGATCCATGCCATAAACATCTGATGTGTCAAAAAATGTGACTCCTTTATTAAAAGCCTCCTTGATTATTGCAATCCCTTCCTCCTCAGGAAGAGGAGTATTATAAACTCCAGTAAGCCCCATACAACCAAAACCTAATTTGGAGACCCAGAAAACAAAGGTTTAAATGCTGTTAATGACCATTACTCCAAAATCATATTAAAATACCTCACGAAAGAA
The sequence above is a segment of the Lycium barbarum isolate Lr01 chromosome 6, ASM1917538v2, whole genome shotgun sequence genome. Coding sequences within it:
- the LOC132645283 gene encoding perakine reductase-like isoform X3 — protein: MRKREKGGGALKQLPREKIQLATKFGIYKIEPTKIAVKGTPEYVRSCCEASLKHLEVDYIDLYYVHRIDTTVPIEETMGELKKLVEEGKIKYIGLSEAHPETIRRAHAVHPITAVQQEYSLWTRDIEDDIIPVCRELGIGIVPYGPVGRGLFAGKAVVESLPANSFLTTHPRFTGENFEKNKSIYFRMEGIAKKHGCSPAQLAISWVLHQGDDIVPIPVQPR
- the LOC132645283 gene encoding perakine reductase-like isoform X1; amino-acid sequence: MGLTGVYNTPLPEEEGIAIIKEAFNKGVTFFDTSDVYGMDHSNEYLVGKALKQLPREKIQLATKFGIYKIEPTKIAVKGTPEYVRSCCEASLKHLEVDYIDLYYVHRIDTTVPIEETMGELKKLVEEGKIKYIGLSEAHPETIRRAHAVHPITAVQQEYSLWTRDIEDDIIPVCRELGIGIVPYGPVGRGLFAGKAVVESLPANSFLTTHPRFTGENFEKNKSIYFRMEGIAKKHGCSPAQLAISWVLHQGDDIVPIPVQPR
- the LOC132645283 gene encoding perakine reductase-like isoform X2 — encoded protein: MGLTGVYNTPLPEEEGIAIIKEAFNKGVTFFDTSDVYGMDHSNEYLVGKALKQLPREKIQLATKFGIYKIEPTKIAVKGTPEYVRSCCEASLKHLEVDYIDLYYVHRIDTTVPIEETMGELKKLVEEGKIKYIGLSEAHPETIRRAHAVHPITAVQQEYSLWTRDIEDDIIPVCRELGIGIVPYGPVGRGLFAGKAVVESLPANSFLTTHPRFTGENFEKNKSIYFRMEGIAKKHGCSPAQLAISWVLHQGDDIVPIPDFG